A single genomic interval of Rhizobiales bacterium GAS188 harbors:
- a CDS encoding RNA polymerase sigma-70 factor, ECF subfamily: MKKDDFFSRDLLTTIPSLRAFARSLGASADRADDLVQETLIKAWANQTSFVPGTNLKTWLFTILRNTAYSDYRKRWREVEDSDGSYAASLVTQPSQIAHLDMADFKSALDHVPEEQREALILVGASGFSYEEAAEICGCAVGTIKSRVNRARQRLAATLGLQDLGATAEDAAKGSAALP; the protein is encoded by the coding sequence ATGAAGAAAGACGATTTCTTCAGTCGGGATTTGCTGACCACCATACCCAGTCTCCGCGCCTTCGCCCGCTCCCTCGGAGCGAGCGCCGATCGTGCGGACGATCTGGTCCAGGAGACGCTGATCAAGGCCTGGGCCAACCAGACGAGCTTCGTGCCGGGAACCAACCTCAAGACCTGGCTGTTCACCATCCTGCGCAATACGGCCTATTCGGATTACCGCAAGCGCTGGCGCGAGGTCGAGGATAGCGATGGCAGCTACGCGGCGAGCCTGGTCACGCAACCGAGCCAGATCGCCCATCTCGACATGGCGGATTTCAAGTCGGCGCTCGACCATGTGCCGGAGGAGCAGCGCGAGGCGTTGATCCTGGTCGGGGCGTCGGGCTTCTCCTATGAGGAGGCGGCCGAGATCTGCGGTTGCGCCGTCGGCACCATCAAGTCGCGCGTGAACCGGGCGCGGCAACGTCTCGCCGCGACGCTCGGCCTGCAGGACCTTGGCGCGACCGCGGAGGACGCGGCGAAAGGTTCAGCCGCTCTCCCTTGA